In Mesotoga infera, a genomic segment contains:
- the hfq gene encoding RNA chaperone Hfq, translated as MAEKFNLQDRFLNLLRVNRIEVKMYLEGGFQTKGMVKSFDNFTVLLEDGQEQTLVYKHAIKMMVPQKYVKLTNTTGKKED; from the coding sequence ATGGCCGAAAAGTTTAATTTGCAAGATCGTTTTCTGAATCTTCTTAGGGTAAACAGAATCGAAGTCAAGATGTACCTCGAAGGAGGATTCCAGACGAAGGGGATGGTTAAGTCGTTCGACAATTTCACCGTGTTGCTGGAAGATGGGCAGGAGCAGACTCTTGTCTACAAGCACGCGATCAAGATGATGGTTCCTCAGAAGTACGTGAAATTGACGAATACGACAGGCAAGAAGGAGGATTGA
- the hflX gene encoding GTPase HflX: MKTEIQGELRELARTAGYNIVETVVQNLDSPDPRHYLGKGKVDFAKRMIGAFGATLAITRHELSPSQAMNLEKLLEIPVMDRTQLILKIFGDHASTKEGKLEVEMASLKYQLPRLKGLGRALSQTGAGIGTRGPGEKKLETDRRQAQDRISRLRKDIDELGKRREISRKKRQSSSIPLVSFVGYTNVGKSSLVSEISSDELLVEDKLFATLDTRVRKARLPAGMQVLISDTVGFIRELPHELMESFRSTLDEVKYSDLLVVVSDASDMAVREKYLIVDRTLREIGAGEIKRIHVLNKIDLCTNERLLELGSIFPEAILVSASKSFNIEGILSEISRSLFGERSRRKLRLTPTEFSSFMRFRGSLEVLSECYESEFIEVEYVSSDEINERLISSIGEEGRK; encoded by the coding sequence ATGAAGACAGAAATTCAGGGCGAGCTTCGTGAGCTCGCCCGTACTGCTGGTTATAATATTGTCGAGACTGTTGTTCAGAATCTAGACAGCCCAGACCCCAGACATTATCTCGGGAAGGGAAAGGTGGATTTTGCAAAAAGGATGATAGGTGCCTTCGGCGCCACTCTCGCTATCACCCGTCATGAACTCTCTCCGTCTCAGGCGATGAATCTCGAAAAGCTTTTGGAGATACCTGTAATGGATAGAACACAGCTGATTCTGAAAATCTTTGGAGACCATGCATCAACGAAGGAAGGTAAACTGGAAGTCGAAATGGCCAGTCTTAAGTATCAGTTGCCCAGGCTAAAAGGACTTGGGAGGGCGCTTTCTCAGACAGGAGCGGGTATTGGGACGAGAGGTCCGGGAGAGAAAAAGCTGGAGACAGACAGGCGTCAGGCTCAGGACAGAATATCGCGTCTGCGAAAGGACATCGATGAACTCGGCAAGCGCAGGGAGATCTCCAGAAAGAAGAGGCAGTCGTCCTCTATCCCTCTTGTTTCCTTTGTAGGTTATACAAATGTCGGAAAGTCATCGCTTGTTTCGGAAATAAGCAGCGATGAGCTTCTGGTCGAGGACAAGCTTTTTGCAACGCTCGATACGCGGGTTAGGAAGGCGAGATTGCCAGCCGGAATGCAGGTGCTCATTTCTGATACTGTCGGATTTATAAGAGAGTTGCCTCACGAGCTTATGGAGAGTTTTAGATCGACGCTTGACGAGGTGAAGTACTCAGATCTGTTGGTTGTGGTTTCTGATGCATCCGATATGGCAGTCAGAGAGAAGTATTTGATCGTCGATCGCACTCTTCGTGAAATCGGCGCGGGTGAAATCAAGAGAATACATGTTCTGAACAAGATTGATCTATGTACAAATGAAAGACTTCTTGAACTCGGGAGCATCTTCCCGGAAGCAATATTGGTGAGTGCCTCAAAAAGCTTCAATATTGAAGGCATTTTGAGCGAAATCAGCCGAAGCCTTTTTGGTGAAAGGTCAAGGAGAAAGCTCAGGCTAACCCCGACCGAGTTCTCGAGTTTCATGAGATTCAGAGGCTCGCTTGAGGTGCTTTCTGAATGCTACGAAAGTGAGTTTATTGAGGTAGAATATGTATCCTCCGATGAGATAAATGAAAGGCTCATTTCTTCTATTGGCGAGGAGGGAAGGAAATGA